One window of Daphnia carinata strain CSIRO-1 chromosome 7, CSIRO_AGI_Dcar_HiC_V3, whole genome shotgun sequence genomic DNA carries:
- the LOC130686722 gene encoding alpha-(1,3)-fucosyltransferase C-like, giving the protein MNFLGNVVGDHQRNKQLAVNWKTILFWNEEHTGNKTFEIGTGKDIFLKAGCPVWQCEATTNRTLLPDESYDAVVFNQRKWDPLDLPAKRSPHQRYIFWSRESPGWRYVNTNSMTEFFNWTMTYRWDSDIIYPYGWITLTDPTIVTKLTDTEGFQQLIAETQLNTVNSATAKTKKVAWFVSNCKSLSARNEYVDRLKTLIDVDIYGQCGTMRCSRTDSELCHEMLERDYKFYLSLENTLCEDYVTEKFFDQMRYHIVPIVFDLHGHHARMAPPHSYINAADYQSVRDLADYLNLLDGNDTLYNQYFWWKKHYVTHDSTEAAKHSMCELCRMLHDPTKPEKIYKDMKNWWDNQATCQTITFSDGDGITKESYAEHTWEAKPMLIRWFG; this is encoded by the coding sequence ATGAATTTCCTCGGCAATGTAGTAGGTGACCATCAAAGGAACAAACAACTCGCTGTTAATTGGAAGACGATTCTTTTTTGGAACGAGGAACACACTGGAAATAAAACGTTCGAAATTGGGACTGGAAAAGACATTTTCCTGAAAGCCGGATGCCCCGTTTGGCAGTGTGAAGCAACCACAAATCGTACCCTTTTACCTGATGAGAGTTACGATGCTGTAGTTTTCAATCAGCGGAAGTGGGATCCCTTGGATCTTCCAGCTAAACGATCACCCCACCAACGTTACATTTTCTGGAGCAGGGAATCGCCCGGCTGGCGGTACGTTAACACCAACTCCATGACcgaatttttcaattggacGATGACCTACCGCTGGGATTCGGATATCATTTACCCATATGGATGGATAACTTTGACGGATCCTACTATTGTTACAAAGCTGACGGATACTGAAGGTTTTCAGCAACTAATCGCTGAAACCCAACTGAATACCGTTAACTCCGCAActgcaaaaacgaaaaaggttgCTTGGTTCGTCTCCAACTGCAAATCTCTTAGCGCTCGGAACGAATACGTTGATCGACTGAAAACGTTGATCGACGTCGATATTTACGGGCAGTGCGGAACAATGCGCTGTTCTCGAACAGATTCTGAGTTGTGTCACGAAATGTTGGAGCGCGATTATAAATTCTATCTGTCATTAGAAAACACTTTGTGCGAGGATTACGTTACGGAAAAGTTTTTTGATCAAATGCGATATCACATTGTTCCAATTGTTTTCGACCTCCACGGTCATCACGCACGTATGGCTCCTCCACATTCTTACATCAACGCTGCTGATTATCAATCGGTGAGGGACTTGGCCGATTATCTGAACCTGCTGGATGGAAATGACACGCTTTACAACCAATACTTTTGGTGGAAAAAACATTATGTTACTCACGATAGCACTGAAGCCGCAAAACACAGCATGTGTGAGCTTTGCCGTATGCTTCACGATCCCACCAAGCCTgaaaaaatttacaaagaCATGAAGAATTGGTGGGACAACCAGGCAACTTGCCAAACGATTACATTTTCCGACGGGGATGGGATTACTAAAGAGTCCTATGCTGAGCACACTTGGGAAGCCAAACCCATGTTAATCAGGTGGTTCGGTTAA
- the LOC130703835 gene encoding dermonecrotic toxin SpeSicTox-betaIB3-like translates to MFIRRSTFLSFLIVFCSAIRYSTGISRPVSVIAHMVNTPNSIRWALAQGANGIEIDLKFDDSHPVKFHHGFPCDCTCFLSHATFHDSGCMVLGEGCSASTSVTEMIDFLGSSEIVSSPLAIIYIDAKLDKSVLNYAEAGANVVRLFNEKVFGRGYRGEIILGSSTISRSNFLRGALREAANSNYAGRYFFTIGQEGKKADKVLKSSLQLDTRNIVYNTGASACFPYKTFYNAIRYSLQSKAYAAVGIWTVDQEASIKNYLDAGVDFIVTNRPKTAADIIGRENVPYLKQL, encoded by the coding sequence ATGTTCATTAGACGCTcaacttttctttcgttcttgaTTGTGTTTTGCAGTGCCATTCGGTATAGCACAGGAATATCGCGTCCAGTGAGTGTCATAGCTCACATGGTGAACACTCCCAATTCTATCCGATGGGCTTTAGCACAAGGCGCTAATGGCATTGAAATCGATCTTAAATTCGACGATAGTCATCCTGTTAAATTTCATCATGGCTTCCCTTGCGATTGCACCTGCTTTCTGAGTCATGCAACATTTCACGACAGCGGATGTATGGTTCTCGGTGAAGGTTGTTCCGCTTCGACCAGTGTCACGGAAATGATAGACTTCTTGGGTAGCTCTGAGATTGTCTCTTCTCCATTAGCAATTATCTACATCGACGCTAAACTGGACAAATCGGTGCTGAATTATGCCGAGGCCGGAGCCAATGTTGTGCGATTGTTTAACGAGAAAGTCTTTGGACGGGGATATCGCGGCGAAATTATTCTTGGTTCTTCAACTATTTCACGCTCAAATTTTCTACGTGGTGCTCTACGTGAAGCCGCCAATTCCAACTATGCCGGACGATATTTCTTTACCATTGGccaagaagggaaaaaagcgGATAAGGTCTTGAAGAGCTCGCTTCAATTGGACACGAGAAATATTGTTTACAACACCGGAGCAAGTGCATGTTTTCCTTACAAGACGTTCTACAATGCAATTCGGTATAGCCTTCAGTCAAAGGCATATGCTGCCGTTGGCATTTGGACTGTAGATCAAGAGGCTTCCATCAAAAACTACCTCGATGCTGGCGTCGATTTCATCGTAACCAACAGACCTAAAACGGCAGCTGACATTATAGGCCGCGAGAATGTTCCTTACCTGAAACAGTTGTGA